The segment CCGCTTTTGCGGGCGGGCTTGATCGTGCCGGCTACGATATCGACCTCCTTTTCGATAAGGGGCGTTACGTTTTCGAGTCCGGTGTAACCTATGTGATGCCTGATCGTAAGCTGAAGAATGCAAAGGATATCAATTCGGTCGATGGCAACCTCAACGGCCGCCCGCATTCGGCCGATGCCACGGAAAATTACGCTGTACCATATATCGGTTTCAAGATCGGCATTACCGACGACATCGATTGCATGGCCGATTATTCCGAGCCGTTCGGCGCTCACACCAATCCGGGCTTGAATTGGGCCGGCGCCAACAATGAGATCGAAACCAAGGTGCGCACCCATAATTATGCGGCGACCTGCTCCTACAAGTTCGATGCCGGTCCGGGCCAGCTGCGCCTGATCGGCGGCGGCTTCTATCAGGAAGTCAGCGGCTACAAGTCGCGCCTGGTTTCCGTTGTCCCCGCTCCGTTTTCCGCTGTCTATGATGGTGTCGGCTCGCTGGATGTCGATGGCCATGGCTGGGGCTGGCGCGCCGGTCTTGCCTATGAGATCCCTGAATACGCCCTCCGTACCAGCCTCGTTTACAACAGCCGGGTCAAATACGATAATCTCAAGGGCACCGTCGACCTGACGGAACTGCCGCCGGTCCGCGCGTTCTTCGGCAAAGCCACCTCCGTCTTCGGTTCGGCCGATGCGCCGGACTCGCTGGAATGGAAGATGCAGACCGGCATCGCGCCGGACTGGCTGGCCTTCGGTTCGGTCAAATGGACCAACTGGAGCGTTCTGCAGAGCATTGCGCTTTGCCCGACCTCGACGCGGGGCATATCCTGCCATACGGGTGGTGCGACCGAACTCACCTCCCTCGATCTGCTCTATCAGGACGGCTGGACGATTACCGGCGGCATCGGACACAAGTTCAATGACCAATGGAGCGGCGCGCTCAGCTTGAGCTGGGATCGCGGCACCAGTCAGGGTTACGGCCTGAGCACGGACACCTGGACGCTCGGCGCCGGCGTTTCCTACAAGCCGACTGAGCATGTCGAATTCACCTTCGCTGGTGCTCTCGGCCTGCTGACCAGCGGCAAATCCGGCGAGATCACCTCCAACGGCATCACCTATGGCGATGACGCGACCTACAGCTTCGGCAACGATTTGGTCGCTGCGCTGTCGACGTCGATGAAGGTCAGATTCTGAGGTAAACCATTGAGCTGAAGCAGGTTTCGAGGTCTGATCCTTATCGCTTCCGGCGATTCCCGCGCCGCGAGTCCTTTTGGTCTCGCGGCGTTTTAATACCAGGTTCAGTGCTAGGCCATTTCCACATGCGACCCGCAAAACCGTCCCGCCTAGCGTTTCGTGGTTAACTGAACGTCAAGATCGGCAAATTCTTTGTGACGATTCAGCAACACTTTATTTCAACAGATTACAGGCGTGTATCCGGCGCCCAATTTGTCCATTTCCCGCCACAAATGGGGAGCAGCGATTGTACGGGCAAAGGGGCAAGCCTTGGTGGAAAGTGCGTAAACGGTTGATGGGTCAGTTTTCACTTCAGGAAAAAAAGCAATCCGGAATCGGAACGGCGGCGTTCGCGATGCAGCCGGAAACGCATTATTTCCCGAGGGAGTCAGAAACTCGTTCGATCGCAAGTCTCTCTCTTTGGACAGTGACCAGGCGGGTTGTTTCAAGAGCGATATATGATCGCGCCAGCTTGGATGCTCGTTTAGACATAATTTCAGACTACGCTCAGAAATGTGGCGAACGACGTTGGGCTGATGTCCTGCAGACTTCCTCAAACGAGGATCTCGCTGGTCTATGCGCCGGTAGGGAATACATTCGCAGGCCATGCGGTACCGATGGGGTTGCCGTTGCGGATGCGGATGGAGCGAAAGAAATCGACTGTTATGTTTAAGTCCGAGTTCATATCAGCGAGAATGATGATGCTCAGCCTGTCGCTTGCCACCTCGGTGGCGATCGCAGGCCAGGCCCTGGCATTCGACATCAACGCAGGTGTCACCAAGGAATCGGGACCTTTCGATCTCTTCAAATTCGGCTTCCGGGCCTATAAGAACGGCCAGAAGGAAGAGGCGGTCGAAGCCTATCGTTACGCCGCCGAGAAGGGGCATACCGGCTCGCGTTGGGCGCTTGCCAATATGTATGCCGACGGCGATGGCGTCACCCAGGACGATTTCGAGGCCTTCAAGATCTATAGCGAGATCGCCCAGCAGGGTGTCGAGCCCGGCTCCGAAGATACCGGCTTCTTCATCAACGCACTGCTCGCGCTTGCCAATTATTACAAGACCGGCATTGCAAACAGCCCGGTCAAGATCGATCTCAATCAGGCACGCCAGCTCTATTTCCAGGTCGCATCGACCTTCGGTGTTCCGGAGGCGCAGTTCCAGCTCGCTCAGATGATGCTGGCGGGTGAGGGCGGCGCGGCCAATGTGCAGCAGGCCAAGAAGTGGCTGAACCAGGCTCGTAAGAGCGGCCATCCCGGTGCAATGG is part of the Rhizobium sp. CB3090 genome and harbors:
- a CDS encoding OmpP1/FadL family transporter yields the protein MAFRIALRGAFAFIIGSSFASAAFAGGLDRAGYDIDLLFDKGRYVFESGVTYVMPDRKLKNAKDINSVDGNLNGRPHSADATENYAVPYIGFKIGITDDIDCMADYSEPFGAHTNPGLNWAGANNEIETKVRTHNYAATCSYKFDAGPGQLRLIGGGFYQEVSGYKSRLVSVVPAPFSAVYDGVGSLDVDGHGWGWRAGLAYEIPEYALRTSLVYNSRVKYDNLKGTVDLTELPPVRAFFGKATSVFGSADAPDSLEWKMQTGIAPDWLAFGSVKWTNWSVLQSIALCPTSTRGISCHTGGATELTSLDLLYQDGWTITGGIGHKFNDQWSGALSLSWDRGTSQGYGLSTDTWTLGAGVSYKPTEHVEFTFAGALGLLTSGKSGEITSNGITYGDDATYSFGNDLVAALSTSMKVRF
- the exoR gene encoding exopolysaccharide production regulator ExoR, translating into MFKSEFISARMMMLSLSLATSVAIAGQALAFDINAGVTKESGPFDLFKFGFRAYKNGQKEEAVEAYRYAAEKGHTGSRWALANMYADGDGVTQDDFEAFKIYSEIAQQGVEPGSEDTGFFINALLALANYYKTGIANSPVKIDLNQARQLYFQVASTFGVPEAQFQLAQMMLAGEGGAANVQQAKKWLNQARKSGHPGAMAVFGNILFQEGQSVRGLAFMTAALDKCKPKDCPWMQDLQEQAFSIATEDDRRVAVSMAHQLDVAGAE